Proteins encoded together in one Neisseria lactamica window:
- a CDS encoding amino acid ABC transporter permease: protein MNWSYLIDAVPKFSDAAKLTLELSVYGVVLSLLFGLPVAVVTAYRIRPFYALARAYIELSRNTPLLIQLFFLYYGLPKMGIKWDGFTCGVIALVFLGASYMAEAVRAGILAVPKGQVEAGKAIGLSRFQVFRYVELPQAWAVAFPAVAANILFLMKETSVISAVGIAELLFVTKDVIGMDYKTNEALFLLFAAYLIILLPVSLLVRRLENRIRSAKYGI, encoded by the coding sequence ATGAACTGGTCTTATCTGATCGATGCCGTACCCAAATTCTCCGATGCGGCAAAGCTGACGCTGGAATTGTCCGTTTACGGCGTTGTTTTGTCGTTGCTGTTCGGCCTGCCCGTCGCCGTGGTAACGGCATACCGCATCCGACCCTTCTACGCATTGGCGCGCGCCTATATCGAACTGTCGCGCAATACGCCCCTGCTGATCCAATTGTTTTTCCTGTATTACGGCCTGCCGAAAATGGGCATCAAATGGGACGGTTTCACCTGCGGCGTAATCGCGCTGGTTTTCTTGGGCGCAAGCTATATGGCGGAAGCTGTCCGCGCCGGCATCCTCGCCGTACCAAAAGGGCAGGTCGAAGCGGGCAAGGCAATCGGTTTGAGCCGCTTTCAAGTGTTCCGCTATGTCGAATTGCCGCAGGCTTGGGCGGTCGCTTTTCCGGCTGTCGCCGCTAATATATTGTTTTTAATGAAAGAAACATCCGTTATTAGCGCGGTCGGCATTGCGGAATTGTTGTTTGTTACCAAAGATGTGATTGGTATGGACTACAAAACCAACGAGGCTTTGTTTTTGTTGTTTGCCGCTTATTTGATTATCCTGCTGCCTGTTTCTTTGTTGGTACGGCGATTGGAAAACCGCATACGGAGTGCGAAATATGGCATTTGA
- the tldD gene encoding metalloprotease TldD, with protein MPYNQAPDFLCADTMHPTYSAVRERLLEANRLSPELLAKSLCIIGAHHVDYADIYCQRTAYESWHLEEGIVKSGSFQIDQGMGVRAVSGDKTAFAYADSLCIDSINRSARAVRAIGAAGGKVSAKMPSETRGKPVCSASDPIAGLDSAAKVALLNKVEAIAKAADPRIVQVMAGLTCEYDMVYLARLDGKHAADIRPMVRLNVTVIARQGERREQGSAGGGGRYDLAYFDETLVRQFVDAAVKQALTNLESRPAPAGEMTVVLGNGWPGVLLHEAVGHGLEGDFNRKGTSVFSGRIGERVAAKGVTVVDQGDIAGRRGSLNIDDEGNETRRTVLIEDGILAGYMQDETNARLTGTQPTGNGRRESYASVPMPRMTNTFMENGGYEPDEIIASIDKGIYAVNFGGGQVDITGGKFVFSASEAWWVEGGRLQYPVKGATIIGNGPEVLKHVSMIGNDTALDSGVGVCGKEGQSVPVGVGQPTLRIDAGLTVGGSAI; from the coding sequence TTCCCCCGAACTGCTCGCCAAAAGCCTGTGCATCATCGGCGCGCACCACGTCGATTATGCCGACATCTACTGCCAGCGTACCGCCTATGAAAGCTGGCATTTGGAAGAGGGCATCGTCAAATCGGGCAGCTTCCAAATCGATCAGGGCATGGGCGTGCGCGCCGTTTCGGGCGATAAAACCGCCTTTGCCTACGCCGACAGCCTGTGCATCGATTCGATAAACCGTTCCGCCCGCGCCGTCCGCGCGATTGGGGCGGCAGGCGGCAAGGTGTCTGCCAAAATGCCGTCTGAAACGCGCGGCAAGCCGGTTTGTTCCGCGTCCGACCCCATTGCCGGCCTCGATTCCGCCGCCAAAGTCGCGCTGTTGAACAAAGTGGAAGCAATCGCCAAAGCCGCCGATCCGCGCATCGTGCAAGTGATGGCCGGTTTGACCTGCGAATACGATATGGTTTACCTCGCCCGTCTGGACGGCAAACACGCCGCCGACATCCGCCCGATGGTGCGCCTGAACGTTACCGTCATCGCCAGACAGGGCGAACGCCGCGAACAGGGCAGCGCGGGCGGCGGCGGACGCTACGACTTGGCTTATTTCGATGAAACTTTGGTACGGCAGTTTGTCGATGCCGCCGTCAAACAAGCCCTGACCAACCTCGAATCCCGCCCCGCGCCCGCCGGCGAAATGACCGTCGTTTTGGGTAACGGCTGGCCGGGCGTGTTGCTGCATGAAGCGGTCGGACACGGTTTGGAAGGTGATTTCAACCGCAAGGGAACCAGCGTCTTTTCCGGCCGGATCGGCGAGCGCGTCGCCGCCAAAGGCGTTACCGTCGTCGATCAGGGCGATATTGCCGGCCGGCGCGGTTCGCTCAACATCGATGACGAAGGCAACGAAACCCGCCGCACCGTATTGATTGAAGACGGTATTTTGGCCGGCTATATGCAGGACGAAACCAACGCCCGCCTGACGGGTACGCAACCGACCGGCAACGGCCGCCGCGAAAGCTACGCCTCCGTCCCGATGCCGCGTATGACCAACACCTTTATGGAAAACGGCGGCTACGAACCTGACGAAATCATCGCGTCCATCGACAAAGGCATTTACGCCGTCAACTTCGGCGGCGGACAGGTGGACATCACCGGCGGCAAATTTGTCTTCAGCGCGTCCGAAGCGTGGTGGGTGGAGGGCGGCAGGCTGCAATACCCCGTCAAAGGCGCGACCATTATCGGCAACGGCCCCGAAGTGTTGAAACACGTTTCGATGATAGGCAACGATACCGCGCTCGACAGCGGTGTCGGCGTGTGCGGCAAAGAAGGGCAGAGCGTCCCCGTCGGCGTGGGGCAGCCGACCTTGCGGATTGATGCCGGACTGACCGTCGGCGGCAGCGCAATCTGA